The genomic DNA ATTGTTTTTTCTTCCCTTATCATCTCACAACAACCTTTAAATATAGCTCCATCATCAATTGATAATTTATGTATTTTTATATCTCCATATACTTTAGCTGTTGTAAGTAATTGTAATAATCCTGAAGCTTCTATATTTCCTTTAACTACACCTGAAACAGTAATATGCCTTGCCTTAATATTAGCTTCTACTACTCCCGTTTCACCAACAATTATATCCCCACTTTGATTTATTTCTCCTATTATCTTACCATCTATTCTTAAAATTCCTTTGCCATTGAACTGACCATTAAAAAATGTTTCTTTCCCAATAATAGTATCTACCTTGGCATAATCAAGTTCTTCTTTCTTTTTAAACATTTTTTTCCCTCCCTATTTATTCATATATGTGCGAGGGTTAACTGGATTTCCCCTAACTCTCACCTCATAGTGTAAGTGAGGACCAGTACTACTCCCTGTACTCCCCATATATCCAATTAATTGACCTCTGGAAACTTCTTGATTAGGGCGAACAACAATTCTCGATAAATGGGCATAATAAGTTGTATAACCATAGCCATGTTCTATTACTACAAGATTACCCCATCCTCCTCTGTAAGAGGCAACAGTCACTCTACCATAAGCAGTAGCATAAATTGGTGTTCCTGTTGAATTTGCAATATCTATGCCTGTATGAAAATCTCTGCCCCCTGTAATGGGATGTCTTCTATTTCCAAAGGGAGAAGTTATCCTGCCAGAAGTTGGCCATCCTCTAGGTGTTGCATTTAACAGTCTATTCTGTTCTTCAATATCACTTATTATACTTTCCATAGATCCTTTTTGTTGTTGAATATTTTCGTTAATATGAACTAGACTTCTGTTTGCTCTATCAAGGGTGGTGATCCCCCTGTTAGTAGCAAATAAATATTCTCGTAATTGGTTAGTTTCTGCG from Anaerobranca gottschalkii DSM 13577 includes the following:
- a CDS encoding M23 family metallopeptidase; amino-acid sequence: MQGKDKNKFTIMVIPHNEDSPLVFKLPLTLIQIIGVLLLGVIMLSIGFATKYVELVKSLDELDSLRQENIAKSAQIELLAQEAEILLEKFEELKKLEEKLRGYTDDETNAETNQLREYLFATNRGITTLDRANRSLVHINENIQQQKGSMESIISDIEEQNRLLNATPRGWPTSGRITSPFGNRRHPITGGRDFHTGIDIANSTGTPIYATAYGRVTVASYRGGWGNLVVIEHGYGYTTYYAHLSRIVVRPNQEVSRGQLIGYMGSTGSSTGPHLHYEVRVRGNPVNPRTYMNK
- a CDS encoding bactofilin family protein; translation: MFKKKEELDYAKVDTIIGKETFFNGQFNGKGILRIDGKIIGEINQSGDIIVGETGVVEANIKARHITVSGVVKGNIEASGLLQLLTTAKVYGDIKIHKLSIDDGAIFKGCCEMIREEKTIEKEESKKVG